TTGTAACAGGGTCAAACGTGCCCGGATATATTGCTTTGGTATACATATGTCAGCCTTTCCATCTTTTAAATAAATTGTGTTCGATTCCCGCTAAATCAAACCATTTTCCAATTAAGAAATTTTCCATATCTTCTATTGTTTTTGGGTTTGAATAATATGCGATTATAGGTGGGGCAATAAAAATATTTTGCAATTTTGATAAATTTGTCATGTGTTCAAGGTGAATTGGGCTAAACGGCATTTCGCGTGGGGCAATTATCAGTTTTCTTTTTTCTTTAATGGCGACCTGAGCACTTCTTGTGATTAAATTATCAGCAATTCCTAGTGCGATTTTGGCAAGGGTATTCATACTGCACGGAACTATAAACGTGATATCTATTTGAAAACTTCCGCTTGCTGGCGGTGCTGAAATATCAGAATTTAAAAATATATTTTCTTCTTTTTCTAAAACTATTTTTGCGTTTTCGCTTAAGATTAGATATTTTTCATAATTTTTGGGTATTAAATTGTATAGCTTTATTCCAAGATTACTTCCGCTTGCACCGCTTACACAGACTAATATTTTCATTTAATCTCCACAATATTGTTTTTATCTACTACACCTTCATAAATTTTGTGATTTATTTCAACTTTTATTTTATCATTTATGTTTGCATCATTTAAGGCTTTTCCTTTTGAATATATCTCTATGCCGTTGCCTTTAAATACAACATTTATACTGTCCCCTTTTAGTATATCGGGTTTTATTTTTGTATTGTTTTTGGTTATTACAGCATTTTTTGAAATAACTTTTGAAGCTATTAGATTTTTATCTATTTTAATAAGGGGCGGGGAGTAGAAATTTCTGAAATTTATCTCTTTTTGTGAAACATTTGAAAAAACAGGTTCATTTTTTTTAATTACCCTGTTTGCCGTGTATACTTTTAATTTGGCTTTTATTCTGTAAAAATAATATTTATTATCAATTATTAAATTCCCGCTTTGAGATTTGTAATTTGCAAATTTAAAAGAAATTTTTTTATATTTTTTAGGAAAAGGCTTTTGAGTATAAATAGAGATTATTTTTATATTTGGATAATGTTTTTTATAAAATTTGATTAATTCGTTTTTTGCATCTGCAAACAGAAAAAAAGGAAGAAATAATAAAAGCCATTTTCCATTTTTCATTTTTAATTATCCATTAAATCAAGGCTTCTTTTAACACATCATCAATTGTTTTGACAGGTACTATTTCAAGTCCGTTTAACACTTCTTCCGGAATATCGTCCAAGTCTCTTTCATAATTTTTTTCAGGTATTAAAACTTTTTTGATTTTAGCTTTATATGCCGCTATTAATTTTTCTTTAAGTCCGCCGATTGGCAAAACTTCGCCGCTTAGAGTTATTTCTCCCGTCATTGCTATATCGCTTTTTACTTTTCTTTCACTAAACAGGCTTGCAATTGCTGTAGTCATTGTAATTCCTGCACTTGGTCCGTCTTTTGGAATTGCACCTTCCGGGACATGGATGTGTATGTTGTATTTATAATAGATTGGTTCTTTACTTTTTTCTTTAACTTTGATTTTTTTAGTATCAATTAAAACTTTTACAAGCGTATATGCAATCTGGGCTGATTCTTTCATTACATCACCTAATTGACCTGTTATAATTACCTGGCCTTTTCCACGGTATTTAACAGCTTCAACCCTTAAGACATCTCCTCCGACCGGGGTCCATGCAAGTCCGTTGACAACACCCACTCTGTCTTTTTTACTGACTTCTTCTATGCCGTAATATCCTTTATCGAGGAAATCTTTAATATTTTTAACTGTAACTCTTACTTTTTCCCTGCCTTCAAGAATAAGCAGTGCCGCTTTTCTCATAATTTTTGCAATTACACGTCTGAGATTCCTAACCCCCGCTTCTTTTGTGTATTTGTCAATTATTTCTCTAAGCGCTGCATCGGAAATAGATATTTCACTTTTTTTAAGAGAATGTTTTTTCATCTCCTGCGGAATTAAATATCTTTTTGCAATTTCAAATTTTTCCTGAGGAGTATAGCTTCCTACGAAAATCATTTCCATTCTATCTTTCAAAGGAGCAGGAATAGTGCTCGGATCGTTTGCTGTGGCAATGAATAAAACTTTGCTTAAATCTAGCTCAAAATTTAAATATAGATCCCTGAAATGAGCATTTTGTTCCGGGTCTAAAACTTCCAGTAATACTGCCGTAGGATCACCTTTGAATCTGGAAATTTTATCAATTTCATCGAGTACCATTACAGGGTTCATCTGTTTCGCATTAATAAGGCCCTGGGCGATGCGGCCTGGCATTGCACCAATATATGTTCTTCTGTGACCTCTTAGTTCGTTTACATCTTCAAGTCCGCCAAGAGCTATTCTGACTAGTTTTCTATCAAGTGAGGTTGCAATAGAGTTTGCCAAACTTGTTTTACCGACACCCGGAGGCCCTACAAAACATATTATAGCTCCAGAAAATTCCTCGCCTCTTTTTTTAGCAAGTTCCTTTGCCGCAAAATATTCTACAATTCTCTCTTTTGGTTTTTTAAGGCCGTAATGGTCTTTATCGAGTCTTTTTTGGAGTTCATCTATTGAAAATTCTTCTTTTGCATATTTTCCAAAAGGAATTTCAAGAGCCCATTCTATGTAATTTTGGGTAGTGGTGGCTTCCGCACTGTCTGGGTGCATACGTGAGAGTCTGTCAATTTGTTTTTTTATTTCTTTGTATGCATCTTCTCTCATAAAAGATTTTAGTTTTTCAAGTTTTTCATAATATTCTTTAATTTCTTCTTCTATTTCGTTTTTAATTCCAAGTTCTTTTTGTATCAGTTTTAGCTGTTGTCTGAGTAGGTGTTCCCGGTTAACCTCCTGGACCTGTTCCATTACTTTTTTTGAAAGTTCGTTTTTGATTTTAATTGATTCAATTTCTTCCAATATAAAATGAATCAGTTTTATAAGTCTTTCTTTTGTATTTTCTTCTTTGAATAACTCATATCCTTTTTCAACAGGCAACTTAAGTGAGCTTGCAATTATGTCTATAACTCTGTTTGCATCTTTGTTGTTTTCTATTATTTTTATAAAATCTTTTGGAAAAAACGGATTTATTTCACTTAAAGTTATTATGTGTTCTTTTAAAGTTTCAAGCAGGGCATTTATTTCTTTTTCATCTTCAGTTGTAGGTTTTATTTTATCAACCAATGCAATAGTCGGATTTTTGTCATGGATTTCAAGAATTTTACCTCTTGTAATACCCTGAAACAAAATTTTAATTTTACCTTCAGGCAGGGTTACTTTTCTAATAATTGTCCCTATTGTTCCGTATGTTCCGACTTCATCGTCAATTGAAACGAAAATTAAAGAATGGTCGTTTATTGCTTTTTGAATAGCAATAATATCTTCTTTTTGTTCAAGAAAAATAGGTATTATCATAAAAGGATATATTAATTCTTTTTCTTTAAGTACTGGTAATAAACTAGGTAATTTTTCATAATTTTCTAATGTCATATTTCTCCTTACCAATAAAATATTTTTTTATACCATGGAACATAAGGCGGTTCAGAATTTTTTGGAATGTCTGTTTTGAATTCTTTTGCAGCTTTGGGTTTATCTAATTTTTTATAAAGCTTATATATTTTATCATTTAAATATTTTTTTGTCAATTCAGCTTTTGCTAATATGGTGTTTACTTCATATTTAAACTGTGAATTTGGATAATATTTTAAATATTTTTTACAATTATCAATTAAATCCAACAAATCTTTTTGATTAGTATAAGGATTGTTGTATTTTATAAAATCAAATTTAATTTTTTCATATTCGAGCCACGGGATTTCTTTGCTGGAAGCAAATCTTTTTTCATACTGGTTTAAGTAAAATTTTGCTACTTTAAATTCTCCAATATTAGCGTGAGCTAAGGCTAAAATAATTAAATCTGTTTTTATGTACGGTGATGCAGGATGTTCAGCCTCAAGTGAAAGAAAATCATCATCTGCCTGGTCTAAGTTATTGGATTTTACATCTTTTGCTATTCTGTTATGCCATTTAAGTGCAGTTAAATTTTCATAATGGACAACATTTTTGTTAGAACATGCTAAAAATAAAAAGGGAAGTAAAAGTAGTGTTTTTTTAAGCATTTAATTTCCTTAGTTCTTCTTCGATTTTTTTATATTTTTCATTTAATTCATCTAATTCTTTTTGATTTTTCTCTACTACTTCTTTTGGAGCTTTTTCCAAAAAGTTTTTATTTGAAAGTTTTTTATTTAGTTTCTCTATTTCTTTATTTAATTTTTCTTTTTGTTTTGTGAGTCTATCAACAATAGGTTTAATATCAATTTCTTCTTTGCTTACCATTGTTTCAAGATTGTCACTTATATCCCTGATTGCATTTTCAATAGGTTTATCTATGAATTCAACTTCTTCTATTTTTGCAAGTTTTTTAATATAGTCTTTTGCCATTTCAGGCAGATTAGCCAATACATATGCTTTTTTGATATTTGTCTGGGTCAGAGCTTTTATTCTTCTGATACTTACAATAGCTTCAATAATTAAATCAAAGTTTGCCGGTTTTTCTACAACTTTTGCTTTTGGAAATTCTTTTAGCATAATTGTATTTTCTTTTACCGTTGTATTGCTGAGTTCTTGATATAAAAATTCAGTAATAAACGGCATAAACGGATGTAATAATTTTAGGGATTCTTTGAAAATTGCGCCGAGTTCTGGAATTGAATCTTTTGAAACTTTACTAAGTTCTATTCCCCAGTCGCAGAAATCCTGCCATAAATATCTGTAAAGTGTCATTGCCGCATCGTTAAATCTGTATTCGTCAAGCTCTTTTCTTACATTTTTTACTGCTTCATTGAATTTATAAAGCATCCATTTTCCAAGTTCAGTTTTAATAGGAGTGTT
This genomic stretch from Lebetimonas natsushimae harbors:
- the flgA gene encoding flagellar basal body P-ring formation chaperone FlgA; translation: MKNGKWLLLFLPFFLFADAKNELIKFYKKHYPNIKIISIYTQKPFPKKYKKISFKFANYKSQSGNLIIDNKYYFYRIKAKLKVYTANRVIKKNEPVFSNVSQKEINFRNFYSPPLIKIDKNLIASKVISKNAVITKNNTKIKPDILKGDSINVVFKGNGIEIYSKGKALNDANINDKIKVEINHKIYEGVVDKNNIVEIK
- the lon gene encoding endopeptidase La, producing MTLENYEKLPSLLPVLKEKELIYPFMIIPIFLEQKEDIIAIQKAINDHSLIFVSIDDEVGTYGTIGTIIRKVTLPEGKIKILFQGITRGKILEIHDKNPTIALVDKIKPTTEDEKEINALLETLKEHIITLSEINPFFPKDFIKIIENNKDANRVIDIIASSLKLPVEKGYELFKEENTKERLIKLIHFILEEIESIKIKNELSKKVMEQVQEVNREHLLRQQLKLIQKELGIKNEIEEEIKEYYEKLEKLKSFMREDAYKEIKKQIDRLSRMHPDSAEATTTQNYIEWALEIPFGKYAKEEFSIDELQKRLDKDHYGLKKPKERIVEYFAAKELAKKRGEEFSGAIICFVGPPGVGKTSLANSIATSLDRKLVRIALGGLEDVNELRGHRRTYIGAMPGRIAQGLINAKQMNPVMVLDEIDKISRFKGDPTAVLLEVLDPEQNAHFRDLYLNFELDLSKVLFIATANDPSTIPAPLKDRMEMIFVGSYTPQEKFEIAKRYLIPQEMKKHSLKKSEISISDAALREIIDKYTKEAGVRNLRRVIAKIMRKAALLILEGREKVRVTVKNIKDFLDKGYYGIEEVSKKDRVGVVNGLAWTPVGGDVLRVEAVKYRGKGQVIITGQLGDVMKESAQIAYTLVKVLIDTKKIKVKEKSKEPIYYKYNIHIHVPEGAIPKDGPSAGITMTTAIASLFSERKVKSDIAMTGEITLSGEVLPIGGLKEKLIAAYKAKIKKVLIPEKNYERDLDDIPEEVLNGLEIVPVKTIDDVLKEALI
- the bamD gene encoding outer membrane protein assembly factor BamD is translated as MLKKTLLLLPFLFLACSNKNVVHYENLTALKWHNRIAKDVKSNNLDQADDDFLSLEAEHPASPYIKTDLIILALAHANIGEFKVAKFYLNQYEKRFASSKEIPWLEYEKIKFDFIKYNNPYTNQKDLLDLIDNCKKYLKYYPNSQFKYEVNTILAKAELTKKYLNDKIYKLYKKLDKPKAAKEFKTDIPKNSEPPYVPWYKKIFYW
- a CDS encoding UbiX family flavin prenyltransferase, with amino-acid sequence MKILVCVSGASGSNLGIKLYNLIPKNYEKYLILSENAKIVLEKEENIFLNSDISAPPASGSFQIDITFIVPCSMNTLAKIALGIADNLITRSAQVAIKEKRKLIIAPREMPFSPIHLEHMTNLSKLQNIFIAPPIIAYYSNPKTIEDMENFLIGKWFDLAGIEHNLFKRWKG